One window from the genome of Merismopedia glauca CCAP 1448/3 encodes:
- the plsY gene encoding glycerol-3-phosphate 1-O-acyltransferase PlsY → MWCGLLMLLAYLLGSIPTGYTAAKLLKGIDIRDEGSGSIGATNVLRTLGKGPAVVVLLVDTLKGVGAIALASAFYAVIPPDSLPLDWQPWLAAAAGIMAILGHSRSIWLNFAGGKSVATSLGVLLAMSLPVGLSALVIFLAVLGISRIVSLSSMTAAVAVAVLSFIFPQPLPYDLFGLAAGIYVIWRHRSNIERLLSGTEPQIGQKLPTQTVSE, encoded by the coding sequence ATGTGGTGCGGATTGCTAATGCTTCTAGCTTACCTATTAGGCTCGATTCCCACTGGGTATACAGCCGCAAAACTGCTCAAAGGGATTGATATTCGCGATGAGGGTTCTGGTTCTATTGGTGCGACTAACGTGCTGAGAACCTTGGGAAAAGGTCCTGCTGTAGTAGTGTTATTAGTCGATACCTTAAAAGGTGTAGGAGCGATCGCTCTGGCATCTGCTTTCTACGCTGTCATTCCTCCTGATAGTTTACCCCTAGATTGGCAACCTTGGCTAGCTGCTGCCGCCGGAATAATGGCTATTTTAGGTCACAGCCGCTCTATTTGGCTGAATTTTGCAGGAGGAAAGTCAGTAGCTACCAGTTTGGGAGTTTTACTCGCCATGTCTCTTCCCGTGGGTTTAAGCGCCTTGGTCATATTTCTAGCAGTTCTGGGAATTTCCCGCATCGTCTCTTTAAGTTCCATGACTGCGGCTGTAGCTGTAGCTGTACTATCATTTATTTTTCCTCAGCCATTACCCTATGATTTATTTGGTTTAGCTGCCGGAATCTACGTTATCTGGCGACATCGCAGCAATATTGAACGTCTTCTATCTGGTACAGAACCTCAAATCGGACAAAAGTTACCGACACAAACAGTTAGCGAATAA